From Coffea arabica cultivar ET-39 chromosome 2e, Coffea Arabica ET-39 HiFi, whole genome shotgun sequence, the proteins below share one genomic window:
- the LOC140036369 gene encoding uncharacterized protein translates to MGEGAQFLNLAVQHPGLVSSVSFSAVHAATTREKRQDLWAGLLQCKPSHGPWLVCGDFNVVIGEEEKKGGRPFTVAEATEFVTFMRPAGLVDGSFSGSRFTWCNNRHGRARIWKRLDRLLMNMECFDAGLSIGVTYLERHPSNHAPLLLFVGTRLDGKPRPFRFINAWADREDFLEAVRESWQQECGGPPMHVLCSKLQRLKRHLQLWNKDCVGNFSDNVAKAEEEVGRLERRLEDGGRRRCMWSSSRLRPR, encoded by the coding sequence ATGGGTGAGGGTGCTCAATTTTTAAATTTAGCTGTGCAACATCCCGGGTTGGTGAGTTCGGTATCCTTCTCGGCGGTACATGCGGCTACCACTAGGGAGAAACGACAGGATCTTTGGGCGGGGTTGCTCCAATGCAAACCCTCACATGGCCCTTGGCTGGTGTGTGGCGATTTTAATGTTGTTATTGGGGAGGAGGAAAAGAAGGGGGGTCGTCCGTTTACAGTAGCTGAGGCCACTGAGTTTGTGACTTTCATGCGTCCTGCTGGATTGGTGGATGGCAGTTTTTCAGGTTCGCGTTTTACCTGGTGCAATAATCGTCATGGTCGAGCTAGGATTTGGAAACGTTTGGACCGTTTATTGATGAATATGGAGTGTTTTGATGCTGGTTTATCAATTGGTGTTACTTATTTGGAACGTCATCCCTCCAATCATGCACCATTGTTATTGTTCGTTGGTACAAGGTTGGATGGCAAACCTCGTCCGTTTCGATTCATCAATGCTTGGGCAGATCGTGAGGATTTTTTGGAAGCGGTGAGAGAGTCATGGCAACAAGAGTGTGGTGGGCCACCTATGCATGTGCTCTGCTCTAAGTTACAGAGGCTCAAGCGGCATCTTCAATTGTGGAACAAGGACTGCGTGGGGAATTTTTCAGACAACGTGGCAAAGGCAGAGGAGGAGGTTGGGAGGTTAGAGAGAAGATTAGAGGATGGGGGCCGGAGGAGGTGCATGTGGAGCTCCAGCAGGCTCAGGCCTCGTTGA